Sequence from the Deltaproteobacteria bacterium genome:
GAATTTGGATTTTGTGACCGAATCGTTCACATTAATGGCGGGGAAAAGCAGCTCACCGGCCTGGGCCATCTGATAGAGGCGATGCACCCCCGTCGTCGTCTCTTCGGAAACGCCGCGGATGCCGGCGCCTACCTTTTGCCAACGCTTGGGATCACGACTGAAACTCAGCTTGAGGCGGTCCATGATTACCTGGAACTCCTTGTTGTCATAAGACTTTTCCAGAAGGGAGGGATCTTTTTCCACCTTTATGCCCTGATGCACTAACAAGGTGGCGTCACCACCATCGTCCACAATCAAATCAGGCCCCGAGCCGTCCGGCCAGGTAAGCGCCTGCTCCGTACACCACCAGTAATCTTCGAGGGTTTCGCCCTTCCAGGCAAATACGCCGGCGGAATTGGCCTTCGCTATGGCAGCAGCGGCATGGTCCTGGGTAGAAAAAATATTGCAGGATGCCCACCGGATATCTGCCCCCAGTTCCTGCAAGGTTTCTATCAGCATGGCGGTCTGGATAGTCATGTGCAGGCTACCCATTACTTTCAATCCCGCCAATGGCTTTGAAAAACCATACTTTTTCCTCACGGCCATCAAACCAGGCATTTCATTTTCAGCCATATCAAGTTCCTTGCGGCCCCATTCGGCCAGAGAAATATCGGCGACCTGATATTTTAGCGCTTTGTCAATTTCCTTCATTTAAACTTTCTCCTGTGCGTATGATTTCAATATTTTAGGCGCTGGCTCCTGCCTTGAGTTTGGCAACCATATCCGTCTTTTCCCAAGGGTAATCGTCCATGAAAAGCGTCCGGGGCAGTTTCCGGTAGATGTCGGGATTGAGCAGATCAAAGCGCTCCATCATCCCCCGGGGCGTCAAATCAAAGAGCGTCTCGATAAGGGCGGCAATCTTGTTATCCGAAATACTGCCGGTGCCAAAGGTGCTTACATAGATGGAAAAGGGCTTGGCGATACCGATCGCGTAAGAGAGCTGTACGGAACATTTGGTCGCCAAACCGGCAGCGACAATGTTCTTGGCCACGTAGCGCGAACCGAAGGCTGCCGAACAATCTACCTTTTCAGGCGATTTATTTACAACCGCACCGCCGCCCAACTGCGCGCCCGGATAGCCGCCATAAAATTGAACCACTAATTTGCGACCCGTAATGCCGGAATCGGCCGCACTGCATGAATTTACCGACTGCCATTCCCCGGTGGGATTAAAGAAGAAGGCCGTTTTCTCATCCACCCATTTACCGAGGGAAGCCATGGCTATGCGTCTGGCCTGATCGGCAACGCCGGCCCTGGCATCGTCAGCCACTCGTCTGTAATCAATGGCATTCGACATCAGTACCTTCGCCACGCGGACAGGCTTTCCCTGATCGTTGTAGTCCACTGTCACCTGCCCCTTACCGTCCGGGGCAAAGATGGGATTCCTGCAATTTTCAAAAGCCCGCATCATATTGTTTACGAGCACATAGGGCAGGGGAAGCAATTCCGGTGTTTCGTTGCAGGCAAATCCATAGATGATCCCCTGGTCGCCGGCGCCGATTTCCTTATACAGGCCGAGTTCCGCCCGCGTACCAATATTGATGTCGCAGGACTGGGGAATAATCGTATTCAAGATGCCCATGGAACTTCCGTCCAGGCCCAGAATGGGATCATTATAGCCCAGTGTCAGCACGACATTGCGGACGCACTTGTCCACATCCACGTATACGCGTGTGGAAACTTCGCCGCCCACAACACAGAGCCCCTTTCCTAAAAATACCTCCACCCCACAGTGCGGCATGTTGTCAATGGTCATGCCGGTTTTTTTCTCTTCCAGCAAAATATCAGCAATAATGTTGGCGGCAATGTGATCCGCCACCACGTCCGGATGCCCGACCTTGACACTTTCCGATGTAATCTGCATTTAACCTCCTATAAACAGCTTTCTTAAGACAATTTTTATATAATAGCTTTTCGCTCCGTGGGCGTCACTATGCCCGCTGAAATAATGAGAGTGAAGGCCTCTTCAACTGACATATCCAGATAGATAAGTTCATCTTCCGGCATGATCATGTACAACCCCGTCGTCGGATTGGGCGCGGTAGGCATAAAAACACTTACGTATTGAGCATTGTTGCCCACCTTGGCACTGATTTCCCCTTCGATAATACCGGTAATGAATCCAACGGAATAGGTGTTTTTACTCGGAAAATGGAACATAACAACTTTTTTGAAACTGGCGCTGCGATCAGCGAACATGGTGTCCGCGATCTGCTTTATGGCTTGATATATGCTTCTGATGAAGGGTATTTTATCAAGCAAGCCTTCGCCCATCTTCACTATCTTGTTGCCGAAATAACTCTTAGCAATCAGACCACACAGAAGAATCAAGGCCACCGTAACGATAACGCCCAGGCCCGGTATGTGGAAGGGCAGAAAAACGTCCGGTTGATACCGATCGGGAACGATCAGCACAAGGCTATCCATCATTTCAATGAGAAAGATGAAGATGTAAATCGTCAATCCTACCGGCATGACCACAGCCAGGCCGGTAAAAAATATACTCTTTAAATTCCTTTTCAATACTAACGAACTCCAAAAATCATTTGAGCGGCGTTAAAGCGGGCTGATGCTTAACAAAAAGATTTTAGTTTTACAACACTTATCTTCTGCTTTTTCCGCTATTTTTGCTTCTTTATTCTGTTTTGTTCATCCAGAAGGATACATGTTGGAGACCAGCGTTTTGCTTCCGCATCATCCAGGAGGATGTAGGTAGCAATGATGATCAGATCGCCCCGGGAAACTTTCCTGGCCGCAGCACCGTTCAAACATATTACCCCGCTGCCCCTTTGTCCCTTGATGGCGTAGGTTGAAAATCGCTCTCCATTGGATATATCGTAAATGGCCACCTTTTCATAAGGTATAATTTCCGCGGCTTCCATAAGCCCTTCGTCAATGGAGATACTCCCCTCATAATGCAGGTCGGCATCGGTAACGGTAGCACGGTGTAGTTTTGATTTGAGCATAAATCTTTGCATGGTTTCCATCCTTTATTTTTAAAAAAGGGCAATATTAAGTGGTTCACCGAAGACATGATTATCAATCAGCCTCGTTCTGCCGATCTTCACCGCCAAGGCTAATAAAGCTTCCTCTCCCAATTGCGCCAGGTCTCGAAGAGTTAAAATACTGCATATTTTAGCATATTCAAGCTGTATCAATGGATTCTTCGCCAGGCGATTCCTCACCGCCTGCAATATCCTGGCGGCATCACGCTCGCCGTCATCATACAACCGTTTTGCCAACAGGAGTGATTGGCTTAAACTGAGCGCCGCCTCTCTTTCCTTTTCCTGCAAATAGGTATTTCTGGAACTCATAGCGAGACCATCCACTTCCCTTACGGTGGGCATTCCGATGATTTCCAGATCCAGGTTCAGGTCTTCCACCATCCGCCGGATAACCACCAACTGCTGAAAATCTTTCTTGCCGAAAATCGCCACCTGGGGTTTGACTATGTTGAACAGCTTGCAGCAGACTGTGGCCACACCACGGAAGTGGCCTTGCCTCGTTAGCCCACAAAGATTTTGCGTCACTTCTTCCAAATTTATAAAAGTCTGATAATGTTCAGGATACATATCGCTGCCGGCTGGACAAAAGATGACGTCTGTGCCAACACTGGCAGCCATTTGCGAGTCTTTGTCAAAATCCCGGGGGTATTTTTCGAAATCTTCTCCCACACCAAACTGGATCGGGTTGACGTATATGCTCAGCACCAGGCAGTCTTCCCTTTGTCTTCCTTCCCGCAGCAGATGCAAGTGCCCTGCGTGCAGATAACCCATGGTAGGAACAAAGGAGATCGTTTGGCCTGCTTGCCGGAGCTGCCGGGAAAAGGCCTGCATTTCTTTTACCGATTGAATTATTTTCATCATTTACCCTATAAAAAAAGCCCCCTGTCGCAGACAGGAGGCTTGTACATTCAACTATATACCCAAAACTCACCTCCGTCCCAGTCCGTCTGTCGGATCCAAGCGGTGCTTTCCCCTACACAATTTTTTACTGTTCGTCAAGCAATTTTCTCGATGCCAGAACCAGGAAAACTATTTTTTCTCCTGTCCGGGGATCTGACCCTTCATTGCTTCCTGCATCTGCTTGGCCGCCTCTTCTATCTGTTTCTGTTGTTCGGCAGTCATCGCTCCCCCCTGAGGCACTTTGGAAAGATCCTCCATCTTCCTGGCAGCTTCGCCCATATCTCTAACGGCCTTTTCGGTGGCTTTCTGCATACTGGCGCTCGGCACAGGGCCCGACACAGGGGAGGAGATGAAGATGCGCGACGCAAAGCCAATGACCACGGCAATGATGATAGCGGCGATAACGACGGCAGCTGTATATCCTAATGCTTTCTCCTTGGGGGACTTCATGAGAATCGGAATGCCCGTGTAAATCAGATATAAACCATAAAGCCCCAGAATCATGAGGGGGCTTAAGGCGGGAATGATGGCAAACACCCCGGTCACCCAGCCTGCGGTATAGGAGTACGCCGCCAGCTTGAGAGACTGATTGAAATCCTTTGTTCCGGCAAATTGGGGAGCGAGGTAGTCTATTATCAAGGCCAGTATATATACCCCCACCAGGTTGAGAACATACTGGACAACAGCGGAACTGAGGGAGCTTGTGAGTGGAAGCCGGTATGTTCCGATAAATGGCATGCTGATACCAATAATCGTCATCCCGATGATCGAAGCCACCGGACCAATTGCGGCCAGCGGGATGATATAGTTTTTATACAGCTCCGCTGTATTTGTGGTCTCGCCGGAAATGACCTCCCATTCCTTTTGAGGTTGAAGCAAAATCCCTTTGACACGCTCAACTAAATTCATTTTGGCCTCCTTTTAAATTGCAAAAAAATCTTGTTTAATACTTCACCTCCACCAGAAATAATCCCTGCGGCGGCGCGGTTATACCGGCGCTTCTACGTTCTTTGGCCTGCAAAACGTTTAATAATTCTTCCGGGGTTCTCTTCCCTCGGCCCACTTCAACCAGCGTACCCACCAATGACCTTACCATATATCTTAAGAACCCATCGGCTTCCAGGTAAATATTGATAATTCCCGAAGTCATTTTTTCCAGTCGCACATCTGTAACAGTTCTGATGCAATTGTAATCGCCTACCTTTTTGCCGCAAAAAGCCGTAAAGTCATGCCGCCCCTTAAGAACAGAGAGCCCCTTTTCCATCTCCATTAAATTAAGCGGAGTACGGACATACCAGGCATATTTGCGGTACAGCGCCGATCGGGTTGGACTGTTAAATATCTGATACATATAGACTTTGCTCTTGGCATCGAAACGGGCATGGAAAGATTCGGATACTTCCTGAAGTTCTTTAACGACAATATCGCCCGGTAAAAGGCTGTTCATGCCCGCCAAAAGATTTGAGGCACTGATGCCGGAGCTGGTTTTAAAATGCGCGGTCTGTTTGAGGGCATGAACGCCCGCATCTGTCCTGCCTGAACCGAAAATGGCCACCCTCTCCCTTGTGATGCGAAAGACAATGTCTTCCAGAACCTGCTGAACAGTAGCAGGGTCCCGCTGCCTTTGCCACCCGTGATAACCGGCGCCATCATATTCCACGACCATCTTCAGATTACGCACTTCAACCCTTGCCGTCCAGGGCTTCAATCGCCGGCAGCTTCTTCCCGCCCAACAGTTCCATGGACGCTCCACCTCCTGTGGAAATATAGGTAATCCGGTCGCTTTCACCCGTCCTGTTAATAGCCACATCCGTATCCCCGCCTCCGACGATGGTTGTGGCATACGAATTTGCCAGGCTGTGCGTGAGGGCGGTCGTGCCTCTGCTGAAGGCATCAATTTCAAAAACGCCCATGGGACCATTCCACACAATCGTTTTGGCATTACTCAAGGCTTCCGTAAAAAGCGTGATGGTAGCCGGACCGATGTCCAGACCCATCCAGTTGGGATTGATCTCTTGAACAGGTACAATTTTAGTTTCCGCCTCGGCACTTTTTGCCTCGGCAATGACACAATCCACCGGCAGGTAAAATTTGACCTTTAAAACTTTTGCCCGATCCATCACATCCCGTGCCGTCTCCAACAGATCGTCTTCAACGAGCGACTTTCCCACCTCATAACCGAGCGCTTTCAGAAAAGTAAAGGCCATCCCGCCGCCGATAATCAACTTATCCACCTTGTTGATGAGATGCAGCAATGCCTGCAGCTTGCCCGAAACCTTGGAACCGCCGGCAATGGCAACAAAAGGCCGGATGGGGCTGTCAACCGCCTTAATCAAATAGTTGAGTTCTTTTTTAATCAGAAAGCCGGCCCCGCAATCCTTGACAAACTTTGTGATACCGACATTCGAGGCATGACGCCGGTGAGCATTGCCAAAGGCATCATCAATATACACATCGGCAAACTTGGCCAATTCCTGGGCGAAGCCTGGATCATTAGCCTCTTCCTCCGCATGAAATCTCAGGTTTTCCATCAGCAGGACGCTCCCCGGCTTTAGTCCGTCCACTAACTCTGCCACAGCAGCGCCTATGCAATCGTTGGCCAGGCGGACTTCTTTGTCTAAGAGCCGCGACAATCGTTTCGCCACGGGGGCCAGGCTGAATTCGGGAGTCACCTTACCCTTCGGCCTGCCCAGATGGGACATGATGATAACTCTAGCTCCTTCGTCGAGGGCATAATTTATCGTGGGGAGGACAGCGCGGATTCTGATATCGTCGGTGATATTTAAACTGCTATCCAGGGGAACATTAAAATCAAACCGAAAAAGAACTCTTTTACCTTTGATGTTGATCTGGTCAATAAACAGCATAGCCCCTCCTACAGAATTCATTTTTGCACCGCCAGTATATCTCACCTTTTCAATCCGGTCAATACGAAAATATGATAAATTCCAGACATTAAAGTATGGTTGGTAGCTCCAGGGCAATAAATATCTTGAAATTATGAACCTTATTAAGTAACGTTCAAGCAAAACAATACCTGCTTTTAATCAAATGGGAGTTTGTGCTTTTATGGAAAAAGAATTGCCAGTCCCCACGGAAAAGAAAATTAGAGAGTTTGAAATAACGAGAGATAAATTGATGACCATGGGCGGAGAAAACATGATCCAGCGGCAGCATGAACTGGGGAAGCTTTCCGCCCGTGAAAGACTCGATGTACTCTTCGACGCCGAGACCTTTCAGGAATCACAGCTTTTCGTTAAACACCATTCAACTCTCTTCGGTATGGAAAAAAAAGAAATCCCTGGCGATGGCGTAATAACCGGGTTTGGCAAGGTCAATGGACGGATCGTTTTTGCTGCCGCTCAGGATTTCACGAGCGCGGGCGGAAGTCTCGGTGAAATGCACGCCAAAAAAATATGGAAAGTCATGGATATGGCCATAGCCGCCGGGAAACCGTTTATTGCGCTGAACGATTCCGGAGGGGCGCGCATTCAGGAAGGCGTACCCTCGTTGGATGGTTGCGGCGGCATCTTCTACCGCAACGTTCTGGGATCGGGTTATATTCCCCAGATTACCGCTATTATGGGACCTGCCGCCGGAGGCGCCGTTTACTCGCCGGCTCTTACGGACTGGGTTTTCATGGTTAAAGGCAGCAGTTACATGTACGCCACCGGACCGGCAGTGGTAAAATCCGTCATTGGCGAGGACGTTACCCACGAGGAGTTAGGTGGCGCCCTGGTCCACGCCACCAAAAGCGGCGTTTGTCACTTCGTGGCCGTAAGTGATCAGGACTGCATTGAAAAAATCAAGACGCTGCTTTCCTATGTGCCCGACAACTGTCACAGTCCCCTGCCGACCGTTACCTGCCAGGACAATGCCCTCCGGGAATGCCCCGACCTGGACACGATTATCCCCGACAGGTCAAACCAGGCTTACGATATGAAAAATGTTATCATGTGTGTCGCCGACAATAATGAAATTTTCGAACTTCACGAACTTTGGGCCAAGAATCTCATGGTGGCTTTTATCAGAATGATGGGCCGCCCGGTCGGTGTTATTGCCAACAACCCCCAATATGGCGCCGGCGTCCT
This genomic interval carries:
- a CDS encoding phosphoglycerate kinase, which encodes MLFIDQINIKGKRVLFRFDFNVPLDSSLNITDDIRIRAVLPTINYALDEGARVIIMSHLGRPKGKVTPEFSLAPVAKRLSRLLDKEVRLANDCIGAAVAELVDGLKPGSVLLMENLRFHAEEEANDPGFAQELAKFADVYIDDAFGNAHRRHASNVGITKFVKDCGAGFLIKKELNYLIKAVDSPIRPFVAIAGGSKVSGKLQALLHLINKVDKLIIGGGMAFTFLKALGYEVGKSLVEDDLLETARDVMDRAKVLKVKFYLPVDCVIAEAKSAEAETKIVPVQEINPNWMGLDIGPATITLFTEALSNAKTIVWNGPMGVFEIDAFSRGTTALTHSLANSYATTIVGGGDTDVAINRTGESDRITYISTGGGASMELLGGKKLPAIEALDGKG
- a CDS encoding DUF502 domain-containing protein: MKRNLKSIFFTGLAVVMPVGLTIYIFIFLIEMMDSLVLIVPDRYQPDVFLPFHIPGLGVIVTVALILLCGLIAKSYFGNKIVKMGEGLLDKIPFIRSIYQAIKQIADTMFADRSASFKKVVMFHFPSKNTYSVGFITGIIEGEISAKVGNNAQYVSVFMPTAPNPTTGLYMIMPEDELIYLDMSVEEAFTLIISAGIVTPTERKAII
- the panC gene encoding pantoate--beta-alanine ligase, with protein sequence MKIIQSVKEMQAFSRQLRQAGQTISFVPTMGYLHAGHLHLLREGRQREDCLVLSIYVNPIQFGVGEDFEKYPRDFDKDSQMAASVGTDVIFCPAGSDMYPEHYQTFINLEEVTQNLCGLTRQGHFRGVATVCCKLFNIVKPQVAIFGKKDFQQLVVIRRMVEDLNLDLEIIGMPTVREVDGLAMSSRNTYLQEKEREAALSLSQSLLLAKRLYDDGERDAARILQAVRNRLAKNPLIQLEYAKICSILTLRDLAQLGEEALLALAVKIGRTRLIDNHVFGEPLNIALF
- a CDS encoding acyl-CoA carboxylase subunit beta encodes the protein MEKELPVPTEKKIREFEITRDKLMTMGGENMIQRQHELGKLSARERLDVLFDAETFQESQLFVKHHSTLFGMEKKEIPGDGVITGFGKVNGRIVFAAAQDFTSAGGSLGEMHAKKIWKVMDMAIAAGKPFIALNDSGGARIQEGVPSLDGCGGIFYRNVLGSGYIPQITAIMGPAAGGAVYSPALTDWVFMVKGSSYMYATGPAVVKSVIGEDVTHEELGGALVHATKSGVCHFVAVSDQDCIEKIKTLLSYVPDNCHSPLPTVTCQDNALRECPDLDTIIPDRSNQAYDMKNVIMCVADNNEIFELHELWAKNLMVAFIRMMGRPVGVIANNPQYGAGVLDVNASDKASRFIRFCDAFNIPLLTFADVPGYMPGTRQEWSGIISHGAKLLHAYSEATVPKITVVIRKDYGGAYIGMCSKQLGADYVMAWPTAEIAVMGAEGACNIIYNREISSAADPGAKRQELINAYEKQFNNPYFSAGMGIIDEIIAPRETRKRVAELLEALKDKSEARPKKKHGNIPL
- a CDS encoding aspartate 1-decarboxylase, yielding MQRFMLKSKLHRATVTDADLHYEGSISIDEGLMEAAEIIPYEKVAIYDISNGERFSTYAIKGQRGSGVICLNGAAARKVSRGDLIIIATYILLDDAEAKRWSPTCILLDEQNRIKKQK
- a CDS encoding Yip1 family protein; the protein is MNLVERVKGILLQPQKEWEVISGETTNTAELYKNYIIPLAAIGPVASIIGMTIIGISMPFIGTYRLPLTSSLSSAVVQYVLNLVGVYILALIIDYLAPQFAGTKDFNQSLKLAAYSYTAGWVTGVFAIIPALSPLMILGLYGLYLIYTGIPILMKSPKEKALGYTAAVVIAAIIIAVVIGFASRIFISSPVSGPVPSASMQKATEKAVRDMGEAARKMEDLSKVPQGGAMTAEQQKQIEEAAKQMQEAMKGQIPGQEKK
- the metK gene encoding methionine adenosyltransferase, coding for MQITSESVKVGHPDVVADHIAANIIADILLEEKKTGMTIDNMPHCGVEVFLGKGLCVVGGEVSTRVYVDVDKCVRNVVLTLGYNDPILGLDGSSMGILNTIIPQSCDINIGTRAELGLYKEIGAGDQGIIYGFACNETPELLPLPYVLVNNMMRAFENCRNPIFAPDGKGQVTVDYNDQGKPVRVAKVLMSNAIDYRRVADDARAGVADQARRIAMASLGKWVDEKTAFFFNPTGEWQSVNSCSAADSGITGRKLVVQFYGGYPGAQLGGGAVVNKSPEKVDCSAAFGSRYVAKNIVAAGLATKCSVQLSYAIGIAKPFSIYVSTFGTGSISDNKIAALIETLFDLTPRGMMERFDLLNPDIYRKLPRTLFMDDYPWEKTDMVAKLKAGASA
- the truA gene encoding tRNA pseudouridine(38-40) synthase TruA, with product MKPWTARVEVRNLKMVVEYDGAGYHGWQRQRDPATVQQVLEDIVFRITRERVAIFGSGRTDAGVHALKQTAHFKTSSGISASNLLAGMNSLLPGDIVVKELQEVSESFHARFDAKSKVYMYQIFNSPTRSALYRKYAWYVRTPLNLMEMEKGLSVLKGRHDFTAFCGKKVGDYNCIRTVTDVRLEKMTSGIINIYLEADGFLRYMVRSLVGTLVEVGRGKRTPEELLNVLQAKERRSAGITAPPQGLFLVEVKY